In Doryrhamphus excisus isolate RoL2022-K1 chromosome 7, RoL_Dexc_1.0, whole genome shotgun sequence, one genomic interval encodes:
- the esrra gene encoding steroid hormone receptor ERR1: MSSRDRRSDVYIKAEPSSPEGGGGGRTSPGGASSDSSQSGGGETRGDCTKRYSPPLYTPALRCHFKDESGDGADEGSTGNGAGRCKYALSTLPKRLCLVCGDVASGYHYGVASCEACKAFFKRTIQGNIEYSCPASNECEITKRRRKACQACRFTKCLKVGMLKEGVRLDRVRGGRQKYKRRPEVENATYQSVPLPLTKENEKGSSNIIVSHLLVAEPEKLFAMPDPLQPDTAQRTLTTLCDLADRELVVIIGWAKHIPGFLSLSLADQMSVLQSVWLEVLVLGVAYRSLGCEDEVVFAEDFVLDEEMSRVAGLTELNAAISQLARRFRTLNVDREEFVMLKAIALTNSDSVYIEDMEAVQKLRDLLHQALLELECQRRPDDPQRAGRLLLTLPLLRQTAGRALTTFYSIKTRGGIPMHKLFLEMLEAMMDSP; the protein is encoded by the exons CGCCGGTCGGACGTCTACATCAAGGCAGAACCAAGCAGTCCagaagggggagggggaggtCGGACCAGTCCGGGAGGGGCCTCCTCCGACTCTTCTCAAAGCGGAGGCGGCGAGACCCGGGGAGACTGCACGAAACGCTATTCGCCGCCGCTTTACACGCCGGCCTTGCGTTGCCACTTCAAAGACGAGAGCGGCGACGGCGCCGACGAGGGGTCCACGGGCAACGGCGCCGGGCGCTGCAAGTACGCCCTGAGCACGCTTCCCAAGAGGCTGTGTTTGGTCTGTGGGGACGTGGCATCGGGCTACCACTATGGGGTGGCTTCATGCGAGGCCTGCAAAGCGTTCTTCAAGAGAACCATCCAAG GTAACATTGAATACAGCTGTCCCGCTTCAAATGAGTGCGAGATCACCAAAAGGCGCAGGAAGGCGTGCCAGGCATGCCGCTTCACCAAGTGCCTCAAAGTGGGCATGCTGAAAGAAG GAGTTCGTCTTGATCGGGTTCGAGGTGGACGACAGAAGTACAAAAGGCGCCCCGAAGTGGAGAATGCGACTTACCAGAGTGTTCCCCTGCCACTGACTAAGGAAAATGAAAagg GTTCGTCCAACATCATCGTGTCCCACCTGTTAGTCGCCGAGCCAGAAAAGCTGTTCGCCATGCCCGACCCCCTCCAGCCTGACACGGCCCAACGCACTCTCACAACCCTTTGTGACCTTGCTGACCGTGAGCTGGTCGTCATCATCGGCTGGGCCAAACACATTCCTG GCTTCCTGTCTCTGTCGCTAGCGGACCAGATGTCTGTGCTACAGTCGGTTTGGCTGGAGGTGCTGGTGCTGGGTGTAGCGTACCGCTCCCTGGGCTGTGAAGATGAGGTGGTCTTTGCCGAGGATTTCGTCCTCGATGAGGAAATGTCTCGTGTGGCCGGCCTGACGGAGCTAAATGCGGCCATTAGTCAACTCGCCCGACGCTTCCGCACCCTTAATGTGGACCGAGAGGAGTTTGTCATGCTAAAAGCCATCGCGCTCACTAACTCAG ACTCTGTTTACATCGAGGACATGGAGGCCGTGCAGAAGTTGCGGGACCTCCTCCACCAGGCCCTGCTGGAGCTGGAGTGTCAGCGGCGCCCGGACGACCCCCAGCGAGCGGGGCGGCTCCTGCTAACACTGCCTCTCCTGCGGCAGACCGCCGGCCGGGCCCTGACGACGTTCTACAGCATCAAGACGCGCGGCGGCATACCCATGCACAAACTATTCCTGGAGATGCTGGAAGCCATGATGGACTCTCCCTAG
- the prdx5 gene encoding peroxiredoxin-5, mitochondrial, whose protein sequence is MISATAALIKRSRIDHCARRIHSCALLKMPIQVGERLPKVEVQEGEPGNKVSMDQLFKGKKGVLFAVPGAFTPGCSKTHLPGFVQQAEDLKSKGVQEVACISVNDAFVMAAWGKEHGADGKIRMLADPTGAFTQAVDLLLDSDQLVQVLGNKRSKRYAMVVEDGVVTKINVEPDGTGLTCSLAPSVLSEL, encoded by the exons ATGATTTCCGCCACCGCCGCGCTCATTAAACGCAGCCGGATTGATCACTGTGCGAGACGCATACACTCCTGTGCTTTGCTCAAAATGCCGATCCAG GTGGGTGAACGTCTCCCTAAAGTGGAGGTCCAAGAGGGCGAGCCAGGGAATAAGGTGTCAATGGATCAGCTCTTTAAGGGAAAAAAGGGTGTCCTCTTTGCTGTGCCAGGAGCTTTCACACCCGGTTGCTCCAAG ACTCACCTCCCAGGTTTTGTGCAGCAGGCAGAGGACTTGAAGAGCAAAGGCGTGCAAGAGGTGGCCTGCATTTCTGTCAACGACGCATTTGTCATGGCTGCCTGGGGAAAGGAGCACGGGGCAGATGGCAAG ATTCGAATGTTGGCTGATCCTACTGGAGCATTTACACAG GCTGTGGACTTGCTGCTGGATAGCGATCAGCTTGTACAAGTACTTGGAAACAAGAGATCTAAGCG ctATGCAATGGTGGTTGAAGACGGCGTCGTGACGAAGATCAACGTGGAGCCTGATGGCACCGGACTGACCTGCAGCTTGGCGCCCAGTGTTCTCTCTGAGCTGTAG
- the LOC131131922 gene encoding barrier-to-autointegration factor, protein MSSTSQKHKDFVAEPMGEKRVVALAGIGEVLGKRLEEKGFDKAYVVLGQFLLLKKDEELFRDWLKDTCGANSKQQGDCFGCLKEWCDAFL, encoded by the exons ATGTCGTCAACATCTCAAAAGCATAAAGACTTTGTTGCCGAGCCGATGGGCGAGAAGCGTGTGGTGGCTCTTGCAGGCATCGGAGAGGTCCTTGGCAAAAGGTTGGAGGAGAAAGGCTTTGATAAG GCGTATGTCGTCCTGGGGCAGTTTCTCTTGCTAAAGAAAGACGAGGAGCTTTTCAGAGATTGGCTGAAGGACACGTGCGGGGCCAATTCCAAACAGCAAGGTGACTGCTTTGGCTGTCTTAAGGAATGGTGTGACGCCTTCCTATAA
- the LOC131131921 gene encoding barrier-to-autointegration factor-like isoform X2, giving the protein MSSTSQKHKDFVVGPIGDKHVSALAGIGEVLGERLEEKGFDKAYVVLGQFLVLKKEEDLFRDWLKHICGANSKQQGDCFACLNEWCEAFL; this is encoded by the exons ATGTCTTCAACGTCCCAAAAACATAAAGACTTTGTGGTTGGGCCAATAGGTGACAAGCATGTGTCGGCTCTCGCCGGCATCGGAGAGGTCCTTGGAGAAAGACTAGAGGAGAAAGGTTTTGACAAG GCGTACGTCGTCCTTGGACAGTTCCtggtgctgaagaaggaagagGACCTTTTCCGGGATTGGTTAAAGCACATCTGTGGGGCAAATTCTAAACAACAAGGTGACTGCTTTGCCTGTCTGAACGAATGGTGCGAGGCCTTCCTATAA
- the LOC131131921 gene encoding barrier-to-autointegration factor-like isoform X1 — MSSTSQKHKDFVVGPIGDKHVSALAGIGEVLGERLEEKGFDKAYVVLGQFLVLKKEEDLFRDWLKHICGANSKQQAWWWCELWPHPQSNHVFIPKT; from the exons ATGTCTTCAACGTCCCAAAAACATAAAGACTTTGTGGTTGGGCCAATAGGTGACAAGCATGTGTCGGCTCTCGCCGGCATCGGAGAGGTCCTTGGAGAAAGACTAGAGGAGAAAGGTTTTGACAAG GCGTACGTCGTCCTTGGACAGTTCCtggtgctgaagaaggaagagGACCTTTTCCGGGATTGGTTAAAGCACATCTGTGGGGCAAATTCTAAACAACAAG CCTGGTGGTGGTGTGAACTGTGGCCGCATCCACAAAGCAATCATGTCTtcataccaaaaacatga
- the gng3 gene encoding guanine nucleotide-binding protein G(I)/G(S)/G(O) subunit gamma-3: protein MKGDTPLNSTMSVGQARKLVEQLKIEASFCRIKVSKAAADLMAYCDAHACDDPLITPVPTSENPFREKKFFCALL from the exons ATGAAAGGAGACACCCCACTGAACAGCACCATGAGTGTCGGCCAGGCCAGGAAGCTGGTGGAGCAACTGAAGATCGAGGCGAGTTTCTGCAGGATAAAG GTTTCCAAGGCAGCGGCCGACCTGATGGCCTACTGCGACGCCCACGCCTGCGACGACCCCCTGATCACACCTGTGCCCACCTCAGAGAACCCCTTCAGGGAGAAGAAGTTCTTTTGTGCTCTACTTTAA